A genomic stretch from Telopea speciosissima isolate NSW1024214 ecotype Mountain lineage chromosome 7, Tspe_v1, whole genome shotgun sequence includes:
- the LOC122670104 gene encoding chaperonin CPN60-2, mitochondrial-like: MYRVAANLASKARIARNSSQQIGSRLNWNRNFAAKDIKFGVEARALMLKGVEELSDVVGVTMGPKGRNVVIEQSFGAPKVTKDGVTVAKSIEFKDRVKNVGASLVKQVANATNDVAGDGTTCATVLTRAIFSEGCKSVAAGMNAMDLRRGITMAVDSVVANLKSRARMISTSEEIAQVGTISANGEREIGELIAKAMEKVGKEGVITISDGRTLYNELEVVEGMKLDRGYISPYFITNPKNQKCELEDPLILIYEKKVSSVTAVVKVLELALKRQRPLLIVAEDVESDALATLILNKLRAGVKVCAIKAPGFGENRKACLQDLAILTGGEVITEELGLNLEKVDLDMLGSCKKVTVCKDDTVVLDGAGDKKAIEERCEQLRSAIESSTSDYEKEKLQERLAKLSGGVAVLKIGGASEAEVSEKKDRVTDALNATKAAVEEGILPGGGVALLYASKELDKLPIDNFDQKIGVQIIQNALKTPVHTIASNAGVEGAVVVGKLLEQDNPELGYDAAKGEYVDMVKAGIIDPLKVIRTALVDAASVSSLMTTTESVVVELPTDEKVPAMGGGMGGMGGMDY; encoded by the exons ATGTATCGCGTGGCTGCCAACCTCGCTTCTAAAGCCCG GATCGCTAGGAACAGTAGCCAGCAG ATTGGTAGCAGGTTGAATTGGAATAGAAACTTTGCGGCCAAGGATATCAAATTTGGTGTCGAAGCTCGTGCTTTGATGCTTAAAGGTGTTGAAGAGCTCTCTGATGTTGTTGGAGTAACCATGGGGCCCAAG GGACGCAATGTTGTAATTGAACAAAGTTTCGGTGCCCCCAAAGTGACAAAAGATGGTGTTACTGTAGCAAAGAGCATTGAGTTCAAGGATAGAGTTAAAAACGTGGGTGCAAGCCTTGTGAAGCAAGTAGCAAATGCAACGAATGATGTGGCAGGCGATG GTACAACCTGTGCCACAGTCCTCACCCGTGCTATATTTTCTGAAGGCTGCAAATCAGTTGCAGCTGGGATGAATGCAATGGACCTGCGCCGTGGAATCACAATGGCAGTTGATTCTGTTGTTGCAAACCTCAAGAGCAGAGCAAGAATGATTAGCACATCTGAAGAAATAGCAcag GTTGGCACAATATCAgcaaatggagagagagagattggtgAGCTCATAGCAAAAGCTATGGAGAAAGTTGGCAAAGAGGGAGTCATCACCATATCC GATGGAAGAACACTATATAATGAACTGGAAGTTGTTGAGGGAATGAAATTGGATAGGGGTTATATATCTCCTTATTTCATCACTAATCCGAAGAACCAAAAATGC GAATTAGAAGATCCTCTCATCTTAATCTATGAGAAGAAAGTTTCAAGTGTAACTGCTGTGGTTAAAGTGTTAGAGTTGGCTCTGAAG AGGCAAAGGCCTTTGTTGATTGTTGCTGAAGACGTAGAAAGTGATGCATTGGCCACTCTCATTTTAAATAAGCTCCGCGCTGGAGTCAAG GTCTGTGCCATTAAAGCTCCTGGTTTTGGAGAAAACAGGAAGGCCTGCTTGCAAGATCTTGCCATTCTCACTGGGGGTGAA GTTATAACGGAGGAGCTTGGCCTGAACCTTGAAAAGGTTGACTTGGATATGCTTGGCTCATGTAAAAAG GTGACAGTATGTAAGGACGACACTGTCGTTCTGGATGGGGCTGGTGACAAGAAAGCCATTGAGGAAAGATGTGAACag TTGAGGTCTGCAATTGAATCAAGCACTTCTGATTATGAGAAGGAGAAGCTGCAAGAAAGACTGGCGAAGCTTTCTGGTGGTGTTGCAGTTTTGAAG ATAGGAGGTGCTAGCGAAGCTGAAGTTAGTGAGAAGAAGGATAGAGTTACCGATGCATTAAATGCCACCAAGGCTGCAGTGGAAGAGGGAATTTTACCAG GTGGTGGGGTTGCACTTCTCTATGCATCTAAGGAACTAGATAAATTGCCAATTGACAACTTTGACCAGAAGATTGGTGTTCAGATTATTCAGAATGCCCTAAAG ACACCTGTTCACACAATTGCTTCCAATGCTGGGGTTGAGGGGGCTGTAGTTGTGGGCAAGCTATTGGAGCAGGATAACCCTGAGCTTGGATATGATGCAGCTAAAG GTGAATATGTGGACATGGTGAAAGCTGGAATCATTGACCCTTTGAAAGTTATCAGAACTGCATTGGTGGATGCTGCTAG CGTCTCTTCATTGATGACTACTACTGAATCTGTGGTGGTTGAGCTTCCAACGGATGAGAAAGTTCCTGCTATGGGTGGTGGAATGGGTGGCATGGGAGGCATGGATTATTGA